From Demequina lutea, a single genomic window includes:
- a CDS encoding glycosyltransferase family 4 protein has protein sequence MQVADIEMNHQVLVVNAGNHPEPQRVATGLIAVGWDCTYMTATMWPSDHWLMQATRMKPFSQTEFASNLRRRVLPSSLTSANTVGLVRTSEVVAQLARRFAPAHTVSTSVKRTTAFRKSAARRSAASSIRPEVVLAQYTSALEVFEQDANSTRILMYPIAHHEWMRRSLNAEAARAPQWAEFLQGNDIDAARREAMDREIGLADAVIVPSNFVQRTFVESGIDPAKIRVLNLGVDLKESAAVPLASPSGSSVPLKLLFVGQVNQRKGIGHLLEALDLLDPQKVHLDVIGPATPNIEKRIRRDYPGVSLHGTMPRFKVKQAMAKADVLVLPSLAEGFALVGLEAMSVATPTLVTAETGIDVIEDGLDGWVIPRCDRESIAQTIDKVLAARDELPQISARAQAKAMAFSWDKYSARAVELVVSIHEGPSWRVAEFGAQ, from the coding sequence GTGCAGGTTGCTGACATTGAGATGAATCATCAGGTGCTCGTAGTCAACGCAGGTAACCACCCCGAACCTCAACGTGTTGCGACGGGCTTGATAGCAGTTGGTTGGGACTGCACCTATATGACCGCCACGATGTGGCCGTCCGACCATTGGCTCATGCAGGCGACTCGGATGAAGCCGTTTTCCCAAACGGAGTTTGCATCAAACTTGCGGAGGAGGGTGCTCCCGAGCTCATTGACATCCGCAAATACCGTTGGGTTGGTGAGAACCAGCGAGGTCGTCGCGCAATTGGCTCGTCGTTTTGCTCCTGCGCATACGGTTTCGACGTCGGTCAAGCGCACCACAGCATTTCGCAAGAGCGCTGCGCGCCGTTCCGCAGCTTCGAGCATCAGGCCCGAGGTAGTGCTTGCCCAGTACACTTCCGCGCTCGAGGTGTTCGAACAGGATGCCAACTCAACGCGGATCTTGATGTATCCGATCGCGCACCATGAGTGGATGCGGCGGAGTCTCAACGCGGAAGCAGCTCGCGCCCCGCAGTGGGCGGAGTTCCTCCAAGGAAATGACATCGACGCTGCTCGACGTGAGGCCATGGACAGGGAAATTGGGCTTGCGGATGCTGTCATTGTCCCGAGCAACTTCGTCCAACGCACATTTGTGGAAAGTGGTATCGATCCGGCCAAGATTCGTGTGCTGAATCTTGGCGTTGACTTGAAGGAGTCTGCGGCTGTCCCCCTGGCGAGCCCTTCAGGGAGTTCAGTTCCGCTGAAGTTGCTCTTCGTCGGTCAGGTCAACCAACGCAAGGGCATCGGTCACCTACTTGAGGCGCTCGATCTCCTCGATCCCCAGAAGGTTCACCTCGATGTGATAGGCCCTGCAACTCCCAATATCGAGAAGAGAATTCGCCGCGACTATCCTGGCGTCTCGCTACACGGCACCATGCCGCGATTCAAGGTCAAGCAGGCGATGGCGAAAGCCGATGTGCTTGTTCTCCCAAGCCTCGCCGAGGGTTTCGCGCTGGTCGGTCTTGAGGCGATGTCTGTTGCCACGCCAACGCTTGTTACTGCGGAGACGGGGATAGACGTGATTGAAGATGGTCTCGACGGTTGGGTGATTCCGCGTTGCGATCGGGAGTCCATCGCACAGACGATTGACAAAGTGTTGGCCGCCAGGGATGAGTTGCCTCAAATCTCAGCGCGTGCTCAAGCGAAGGCGATGGCATTCTCATGGGACAAATACTCGGCGCGTGCAGTTGAACTCGTGGTGTCAATTCATGAGGGTCCGAGTTGGCGGGTTGCTGAGTTCGGGGCGCAATAA
- a CDS encoding tyrosine-type recombinase/integrase, producing the protein MSAQLRAMVGDYLRVRRSLGYKLVGTEHVLFAFVDYLQDHDAPTLTVEHAVRFATSRPGVSPRQHALRLSAIQCFARWAHTLDADVQIPPAKLLPARVTRAAPYLYTGAEAAALLDAADELRPAIRAATFHTLVALMSATGIRTGEALGLDLTNFDAQAGTLTVTGKFGKTRMLPLHETVTTGLGQYLAVRADHLAAAGSAALLISTAGTRLSPGIVHPMFRRLTDRAGLRPVSSACRPRLHDLRHTFAVNTMLDAYRNGADPATVAPLLSTWLGHARPSDTYWYLTGTAELLAAAADRLHAALDGQAGERS; encoded by the coding sequence ATGAGCGCGCAGCTGCGCGCCATGGTGGGCGACTACCTGCGGGTGCGCCGGTCGCTGGGTTACAAGCTCGTGGGCACCGAGCATGTGCTGTTCGCGTTCGTGGACTACCTGCAGGACCACGACGCCCCGACGCTCACCGTCGAGCACGCCGTCCGCTTCGCGACATCCCGGCCTGGGGTGTCGCCGCGCCAGCATGCGCTACGGCTGTCCGCGATCCAGTGCTTCGCCCGGTGGGCGCACACCCTGGATGCGGACGTGCAGATCCCGCCGGCGAAGTTGCTGCCCGCTCGGGTGACGCGCGCCGCGCCCTACCTCTACACCGGTGCCGAGGCCGCCGCCCTGCTGGACGCCGCCGACGAGTTGCGCCCGGCGATCCGGGCCGCGACGTTCCACACTCTGGTCGCGTTGATGAGTGCGACCGGGATCCGCACCGGAGAAGCCCTCGGGTTGGATCTGACCAATTTCGATGCCCAGGCCGGGACGTTGACGGTGACCGGTAAGTTCGGCAAGACCCGCATGCTGCCCCTGCACGAGACGGTCACCACGGGCCTGGGCCAGTACCTGGCCGTGCGCGCCGACCACCTGGCCGCAGCGGGTTCTGCGGCATTGCTGATCAGCACCGCCGGGACCCGCCTGAGCCCCGGGATAGTCCACCCGATGTTCCGCCGACTGACCGACCGCGCCGGTCTGAGGCCGGTGTCCTCGGCCTGCCGCCCGCGCCTGCACGACCTGCGGCACACCTTCGCGGTGAACACGATGCTCGACGCCTACCGCAACGGCGCCGACCCGGCCACCGTGGCACCGCTGCTGTCGACCTGGCTCGGACACGCTCGACCCTCGGACACCTACTGGTACCTGACCGGCACCGCCGAGCTCCTGGCCGCGGCCGCCGACCGACTCCACGCGGCCCTCGACGGCCAGGCAGGTGAACGCTCATGA
- a CDS encoding site-specific integrase → MGNLDPDRVRFTGPLEPFVPGLREELARLGYARTSTATLLQLAAHLSRWLEALGVGPGDLTGTVIDRFVVERRRRYTNYRSVAGLAPILGYLRGLGVTPVPVSVVAVLPAEVLLERFAQYLAGQWALTGPVVVAYCHWVRPFTQVVLFPDGVDRVGVLTAADVSRFLAARLPVMSRKSAQMTTCSVRSLLRFLHAQGLIPSPLADVVPAVASWRLSGLPQALSADQVQALLGACDRTSAVGRRDVAVITMLRRLGLRCAEVAGLELSDIDWSAGTLTIHGKGARTDRLPLPVDVGEAVVEYLRHGRPRTAARTVFVRAVAPFTPLEPVSVTCIVARAARRAGLGTVHAHRLRHTAASETLNAGASLQEVAQLMRHASVATTVIYAKTDRNRLAQIARPWPGAGGPR, encoded by the coding sequence TGCGCGAGGAGTTGGCGCGTCTGGGGTATGCGCGGACGTCGACGGCCACCTTGCTGCAGCTCGCAGCGCACCTGTCCCGTTGGTTGGAGGCGTTGGGTGTGGGCCCTGGCGATCTGACCGGAACGGTGATTGATCGCTTCGTGGTGGAGCGTCGACGACGGTATACGAACTATCGTTCTGTTGCGGGACTGGCGCCCATCTTGGGGTACTTACGCGGGCTGGGCGTCACACCTGTTCCCGTGTCGGTCGTCGCGGTCTTACCTGCCGAGGTCTTGCTGGAGAGGTTCGCGCAATATCTGGCTGGGCAGTGGGCCCTGACCGGTCCGGTGGTGGTGGCCTACTGCCATTGGGTGCGGCCGTTTACGCAGGTTGTGCTTTTCCCCGACGGTGTTGACCGGGTCGGGGTGTTGACTGCGGCGGACGTGAGTCGATTCCTGGCTGCGCGGTTGCCGGTGATGTCGCGCAAGTCGGCGCAGATGACGACGTGCTCGGTGCGGTCTCTCCTGCGGTTCTTGCACGCGCAGGGCCTGATCCCGAGCCCGCTGGCGGATGTGGTTCCTGCGGTCGCGTCGTGGAGGCTGTCGGGCCTGCCCCAAGCACTGTCGGCCGACCAGGTGCAGGCGTTGCTGGGCGCGTGCGATCGGACCAGCGCGGTGGGGCGGCGTGACGTCGCGGTCATCACGATGCTGCGCCGGCTCGGGCTGCGCTGCGCGGAGGTGGCGGGGCTTGAGCTTTCGGATATCGACTGGTCCGCCGGGACCCTGACGATCCACGGCAAGGGCGCTCGCACGGACCGGTTGCCGTTGCCGGTCGACGTTGGTGAGGCGGTCGTGGAGTATTTGCGTCATGGGCGACCCCGCACTGCGGCCCGGACAGTGTTCGTCCGCGCGGTGGCACCGTTCACGCCTTTGGAGCCGGTGAGCGTGACGTGCATCGTGGCGCGCGCTGCCCGGCGGGCGGGGCTTGGCACGGTGCACGCCCACCGGCTGCGCCACACTGCGGCGAGCGAGACGTTGAACGCGGGGGCGTCGTTGCAGGAGGTCGCCCAGTTGATGCGGCACGCGTCGGTGGCGACCACCGTCATCTACGCCAAGACCGACCGCAACCGGTTGGCCCAGATCGCCCGGCCCTGGCCGGGCGCAGGGGGCCCGCGATGA